A section of the Pseudanabaena mucicola str. Chao 1806 genome encodes:
- a CDS encoding DUF2283 domain-containing protein, translated as MKLTIHKEDDALYLRLDDSEIVESEEIKDGIILDYNAAGQVIGVEILYLSKKTANPLQQILLETSA; from the coding sequence ATGAAGCTCACTATTCACAAGGAAGATGATGCTCTCTACTTACGGCTAGACGATTCAGAAATTGTCGAATCTGAAGAAATTAAAGACGGCATAATTCTGGACTACAATGCCGCAGGTCAAGTTATCGGCGTTGAGATCCTTTACCTAAGCAAAAAAACAGCCAATCCCTTGCAACAAATCCTCCTCGAAACATCAGCATAG
- a CDS encoding DUF29 family protein: MSEKSLYDRDFTAWVKLTTQQLKDKNFEQLDLENLIDEVESLISEQKKWIRESLIKILTYAMKRMHLDIPERFHDWELYILRGQQQLQSDVNDNASILEYWDELFDQAWEIVLIRLEYDFKTDEEFERHPYPKTWQLSRDFEFLVSDDFYLNPKK, from the coding sequence ATGTCAGAAAAATCTTTGTACGATCGCGACTTTACTGCATGGGTAAAACTCACAACCCAGCAACTCAAAGACAAAAACTTTGAGCAACTTGATCTAGAGAACTTAATTGATGAAGTCGAAAGTTTAATTTCTGAGCAGAAAAAATGGATCAGGGAATCTCTAATCAAGATTTTGACCTATGCTATGAAACGGATGCACCTAGACATCCCAGAGCGCTTTCACGACTGGGAGCTATATATTTTGCGAGGACAGCAACAATTACAATCAGATGTGAACGACAACGCCAGCATTCTCGAATATTGGGATGAACTTTTCGATCAGGCTTGGGAAATTGTATTGATCAGACTAGAGTATGACTTCAAAACCGATGAAGAATTTGAGAGACATCCCTATCCCAAAACATGGCAATTATCAAGGGATTTCGAGTTTTTAGTTAGTGATGACTTTTATTTAAACCCCAAAAAGTGA
- the pglW gene encoding BREX system serine/threonine kinase PglW, with translation MTSSSNWVTVTESNFPWEKEAIEYVRQHFPTYEPYRAWSNFEFIASDGSINEVDLLVFTPQGVFLVEIKSHQGRLSGDTGTWQWENNGKSRIYDNPLILANSKAKKLRSLLASQKAFRGKYQLPFIEALVFCSAPDLKCDLKDNARLRICLRDRPATATKPMRSGIISALLKRDCLGLDEHPKGMHDRPTSKAFALAMEQAGIRPSQQQRRVSDYILKAQIGEGQGYQDWEADHVSLLNSVRRVRLYLVHSNWPDIQKKIAERAALREFRIVDSLQHPGILRTYGYTEHQLGSAIIFEHDPSSMRLDLYLIQHKDVLSVDIRLELLRQITEAIAYAHQKRVVHRALCPQSIFVVDLSRQRRQIKILNWQVGYREDSSSSGGMTAIGATSHGSVLVDDASKAYIAPESLSNISEGEHLDIFSLGAIAYHLFSGKPPASNGAELSNKLRATKGLQISGVIDGVGKELQELIQLSTHPDVSLRIDSTIEFLARLELVEEELTNPSEMEVFVEDPNLAQKGDVLAGRFEVLHRLGQGGSAIAFLVERDGQEFVIKVANDPEYNDRLRGEAEVLQKLHHEAIVEFRGLEMIGDRVAFLMNPIYVEKKADKRGDRKIETLRQRLRPEGRLHLELLERFGEDLLNAVRYLEDQKIYHRDIKPDNIAVGQVGRGDRLHAVLFDFSLSKVSLDNIRAGTTGYLDPLLPVREPPIWDSYAERYAAAITLYELATGTIPKWGDGVSDPSYLECEITIDAELFDLALRDSLPEFFAKAFRRNICDRFDNAEEMLREWRSCFEGLEPAGATLSEEDVANLQEKIAIATGDTPIAELGLGARALQVLDRHNIFVVKDLLSVQKAWLISLRGVGSKTRREIGDIVEQLRDKEIAEAELNELRSQDVADPSKLSIDMLVQRITRASGKGAPKAKSRWVKDAAIVKLRGDVAEILADVGLVMSLDEAAAAILVARGSYYDEPQRTKNAIAILQIVLEVEAVMVKPRFRLYDSSENLRSPLIAASQEAFDYAIALGQVADRLAQQDPLLPPSRAVLQLREIAVPVTIVALSDGRLMRLAAVASREAALSSRQEFYPRGMDAGRALKLSQGALLGVPILSIAEIRDRIASRYSEAANIPDHPELDELLAAAGLDLIWDAKGANGWGCYVNRLLSPFLDSSSVNSFSRQPTATGTMVIGEVDEAAADARLFEEKLQRGLKQGAFFVILVQSRYYQQAIAEIANRLSVLHLSFEDLLLNALREVADSLNVNWDLVIETDARPYEGDWDKLLLLVDRALVLVNEQLVASDRTILLSHVGMLARYDRLNWVEHWRDRVGSEIAGLWVLVPGDRPFINGKAIPLMSPSQRTTMPKSWLENRHRAVN, from the coding sequence ATGACTAGTTCTAGTAACTGGGTAACAGTTACCGAGTCAAATTTTCCTTGGGAAAAAGAAGCTATTGAATATGTACGGCAGCATTTTCCGACCTATGAACCATATCGGGCTTGGTCAAATTTTGAGTTTATTGCCAGTGATGGCAGCATTAATGAAGTCGATCTACTGGTTTTTACTCCTCAAGGTGTATTCTTAGTAGAAATTAAAAGTCATCAAGGAAGACTATCTGGGGATACTGGAACTTGGCAATGGGAGAATAATGGCAAGTCTCGTATTTATGACAATCCGTTGATTTTGGCAAATAGTAAGGCTAAAAAATTAAGATCGCTCCTTGCATCACAAAAAGCTTTTCGGGGTAAGTATCAATTGCCATTTATCGAAGCCTTAGTTTTCTGCTCTGCGCCTGATCTGAAGTGTGACTTAAAAGATAATGCGCGACTGCGGATCTGTTTGCGCGATCGCCCAGCGACGGCAACTAAACCGATGCGATCGGGGATTATTTCGGCTTTGCTTAAAAGGGATTGCCTTGGTCTAGATGAGCATCCTAAAGGAATGCACGATCGCCCGACTAGTAAAGCCTTTGCCCTTGCGATGGAACAGGCGGGAATACGTCCATCACAGCAACAACGGCGAGTTAGTGATTACATCCTGAAAGCCCAGATTGGCGAAGGACAGGGCTATCAGGATTGGGAAGCAGATCATGTTAGTTTACTGAATTCCGTGCGAAGAGTGCGTTTGTATCTCGTGCATAGTAATTGGCCAGATATCCAGAAAAAGATCGCTGAACGGGCAGCACTCAGGGAATTTCGGATAGTCGATTCATTACAGCACCCAGGCATTTTACGCACCTATGGCTATACGGAGCATCAACTGGGATCGGCAATTATTTTTGAGCATGATCCTTCTTCGATGCGGTTAGATCTTTATTTGATTCAACATAAAGATGTTTTGAGCGTCGATATTCGCTTGGAGCTACTGCGGCAAATTACGGAAGCGATCGCCTATGCTCATCAAAAACGGGTCGTTCATCGCGCTCTTTGCCCGCAGAGTATTTTTGTAGTGGATCTGTCTCGGCAAAGGCGACAGATTAAGATTCTAAACTGGCAGGTGGGCTATCGAGAAGACTCTTCGAGTTCGGGTGGAATGACAGCGATCGGAGCGACAAGCCATGGGTCGGTGTTGGTGGATGATGCGAGCAAAGCCTATATAGCCCCTGAATCTCTCTCTAATATTAGTGAAGGCGAACATCTCGATATATTCTCCTTGGGAGCGATCGCTTATCATTTATTTTCTGGTAAGCCACCTGCTAGTAATGGGGCTGAACTCAGTAATAAACTCAGAGCAACGAAAGGATTGCAAATTAGTGGTGTCATTGATGGAGTGGGAAAGGAATTACAAGAGTTGATTCAATTAAGTACTCATCCTGATGTAAGTTTGCGAATTGACTCAACGATAGAATTTCTAGCACGTTTGGAATTGGTTGAAGAAGAACTAACGAATCCATCGGAAATGGAAGTTTTTGTTGAAGATCCGAATTTGGCTCAGAAGGGAGATGTTTTAGCGGGACGTTTTGAGGTGTTGCATCGTTTAGGTCAGGGTGGATCAGCGATCGCTTTTTTGGTGGAGCGCGATGGTCAAGAATTTGTGATCAAAGTTGCCAACGATCCTGAGTATAACGATCGCCTACGCGGTGAAGCTGAGGTGTTGCAAAAACTGCATCATGAGGCAATAGTTGAGTTTCGTGGTCTGGAAATGATTGGTGATCGGGTTGCCTTTTTGATGAACCCGATCTATGTCGAGAAAAAAGCTGATAAAAGAGGTGATCGCAAAATCGAAACCCTTCGTCAGAGACTGCGCCCCGAAGGAAGATTACATTTAGAATTGCTAGAGCGCTTTGGCGAAGACTTACTCAATGCGGTGCGCTACTTAGAAGATCAAAAGATCTATCATCGTGATATCAAACCCGATAATATTGCCGTTGGTCAGGTAGGACGAGGCGATCGGCTTCATGCAGTTTTATTTGACTTTTCGTTGTCTAAAGTGTCTCTAGATAACATTCGGGCAGGAACGACTGGCTATCTCGATCCATTGCTGCCAGTTCGAGAGCCACCGATTTGGGATAGTTATGCAGAGCGCTATGCGGCGGCAATTACGCTCTATGAGTTGGCAACGGGAACAATTCCCAAATGGGGTGATGGGGTAAGCGATCCTTCATACTTAGAATGTGAAATTACCATTGATGCCGAGTTATTTGATTTAGCATTACGCGATAGTTTGCCAGAGTTTTTTGCTAAGGCTTTTCGCCGCAACATTTGCGATCGCTTTGATAATGCCGAAGAGATGTTGCGGGAATGGCGTTCCTGTTTTGAAGGACTAGAACCAGCAGGCGCAACTCTCAGTGAAGAAGATGTTGCTAATTTACAGGAAAAAATTGCGATCGCCACAGGGGATACGCCGATCGCTGAACTCGGGCTAGGTGCAAGAGCCTTGCAAGTCCTTGATCGCCATAATATTTTTGTGGTTAAGGACTTACTATCAGTACAGAAAGCTTGGCTGATCAGTCTGCGTGGGGTTGGCAGTAAAACGCGGCGAGAAATTGGCGATATCGTCGAACAGTTACGCGATAAAGAGATTGCCGAAGCGGAATTGAATGAATTGCGATCGCAGGATGTGGCTGACCCTAGCAAGCTCAGTATTGATATGCTGGTGCAACGCATTACCCGTGCCAGTGGCAAAGGAGCGCCCAAAGCCAAAAGCCGTTGGGTGAAGGATGCGGCAATTGTCAAATTGCGGGGTGATGTTGCAGAAATTTTAGCTGACGTGGGGCTAGTGATGTCCCTAGATGAGGCGGCGGCGGCAATCTTGGTGGCGCGAGGTTCCTATTATGATGAGCCGCAACGTACGAAAAACGCGATCGCGATTTTGCAAATTGTTTTAGAAGTAGAAGCGGTGATGGTAAAACCGCGATTTAGGCTCTATGACAGCAGCGAGAATTTGCGATCGCCTCTGATTGCAGCCAGTCAGGAAGCCTTTGACTATGCGATCGCTCTGGGGCAGGTTGCCGATCGCTTGGCACAACAAGATCCACTGCTGCCCCCAAGTCGAGCCGTTTTGCAGTTGCGAGAGATTGCAGTACCTGTGACCATCGTGGCTCTGAGCGATGGGCGACTGATGCGCTTAGCGGCTGTGGCTTCACGCGAGGCAGCTTTATCTAGCCGTCAGGAGTTCTATCCACGCGGTATGGATGCAGGAAGAGCTTTAAAGCTGTCGCAAGGAGCCTTATTGGGAGTACCAATTTTGTCTATTGCCGAGATTCGCGATCGCATTGCGAGTCGATATTCCGAAGCCGCCAATATTCCCGATCACCCTGAATTAGATGAATTACTGGCGGCGGCAGGTTTGGATTTGATTTGGGATGCTAAGGGAGCCAATGGCTGGGGCTGTTATGTGAATCGGTTACTTAGTCCCTTTTTAGACTCATCTTCAGTCAATTCTTTTTCGCGACAACCAACGGCAACAGGGACGATGGTTATCGGTGAGGTGGATGAGGCGGCGGCGGATGCGCGTTTGTTTGAGGAGAAGCTGCAACGGGGTTTAAAGCAGGGTGCTTTTTTTGTGATTCTGGTGCAGTCACGATATTACCAACAGGCGATCGCTGAAATTGCTAATCGTTTATCCGTATTGCATCTGAGTTTTGAGGATTTATTACTTAATGCGTTGCGAGAGGTCGCTGATAGCCTTAATGTCAATTGGGATTTGGTGATCGAAACTGATGCTCGACCCTATGAGGGGGATTGGGATAAGTTGCTGTTATTAGTTGATCGCGCCTTGGTACTGGTCAATGAGCAGTTAGTGGCAAGCGATCGCACGATTTTACTCAGTCATGTGGGAATGTTGGCAAGGTACGATCGCCTCAATTGGGTTGAGCATTGGCGCGATCGCGTTGGCTCGGAAATTGCGGGCTTATGGGTTTTAGTACCAGGTGATCGCCCATTTATTAATGGGAAAGCCATCCCGTTGATGAGTCCTTCGCAAAGGACAACGATGCCCAAAAGCTGGCTCGAAAATCGTCATCGGGCAGTTAATTAA
- a CDS encoding CHAT domain-containing protein, with product MQRKSLSDRLSVTVLGMGLLLVDLGLTPVYALRVFDNSNYQVVAAETNSVKSKPSVKDTDLLLQKAEKLFDQGKFQESLQQYQQVLNIYRQQGDHLGEVLALTGIGMAQVSLRQEASAIANLQNALTLIQSPAPNLSNADKQHYRKAEGETKYQLGRAYISLEQYAKALPLLEESLKIRQEVGDRYREGKTLASIGVVYVKKYEFPRSVAYFENGLKISIAEKNRASEGQILFYLASIYSLLGQKEPALALARQSGSTYQALENPLGQANALNLEGNIFSLSLEYTQVAQLNLKALELVRQTDDKPREAEILSDVATAYRNLGKYPQAIEFYLQAQKIYQTLNDRAGQGLILKNIADVFLAQGLNREALTIYEEARVIYADLARDADPKPSDRQTLAGILTGQGSLYTSFSQYPKAITTLKEAQALYQALGDQQGKGVTSIYLAQVYLQLDDHEKISSILKELPEFIKGYPQLRKIAASLVGLISNNSKPPQAQLQSVLTLLEFFKKSGDRKSEAVMLLQASNLYYELNQIDKTIAFNQQALDIYREIGDLSGAADAIYQLGLSYARSNLFDQAFVSFQFALLFALEVGNRNQEAKLLGNIGYILEKKYPELAIAFYKQSINVTESIRKELRVLSIDQQRSYERTVAANYRSLAALLLRQGRVMEGLQVLDLLKVQELQDYLQNVKGNERTAQGIYIFPEEASQINAIATQPLNSSQQLSSQQLIDGNQLIVQELSRLPSTELNRVPDYLQKLPQGHALLYPLILNNKLELILFIPNKLPIHRSTSIKSDKILELVRDFKFGLRDSSSLDVIKPAKELYDILIKPIEADLAETNTILYAPDEQLRHVPITALYDGKKWLVEKYSVNNLIAYSLSDFTPKPPQPLRTLAGAFGGAANSIKFGQLGLPATVTEVQAISSTLPNTVKLVANDFSRKATEAQMQTRNVIHLATHAEFNAGKPENSFLIFGNGDRILLNEIKDLPMSNVELIVLSACQTGVGASGIEHFGFGYQVQRAGAKAAIASLWQVSDKGTEALMQEFYQHIKQSGQSRSESLRQAQLAIIRSKEFSHPYFWSAFILISNSL from the coding sequence ATGCAAAGGAAATCTCTTAGCGATCGCCTATCCGTGACTGTCTTGGGAATGGGTCTACTTTTAGTGGATCTAGGATTAACCCCTGTTTATGCGTTACGAGTATTTGATAATAGCAATTATCAGGTTGTAGCTGCGGAAACTAATTCTGTCAAATCGAAGCCAAGTGTTAAAGATACGGATTTGCTTCTCCAAAAAGCCGAAAAACTCTTCGATCAGGGTAAGTTTCAGGAATCTTTGCAGCAATATCAACAGGTTCTTAATATCTATCGACAACAGGGCGATCACTTAGGTGAAGTGCTTGCTCTCACAGGGATTGGCATGGCACAGGTAAGCTTAAGGCAGGAAGCCTCAGCGATCGCCAATTTGCAAAACGCATTGACACTCATCCAATCTCCTGCGCCCAATTTAAGTAATGCCGATAAACAGCATTATCGCAAAGCAGAGGGGGAAACAAAATATCAATTAGGGCGAGCCTATATCAGCTTGGAACAATATGCGAAAGCCTTGCCATTGTTGGAGGAATCCTTAAAAATCCGTCAAGAAGTGGGCGATCGCTATCGAGAGGGTAAAACGCTGGCAAGTATTGGTGTTGTTTATGTTAAGAAGTATGAATTTCCTCGCTCAGTTGCCTATTTCGAGAATGGACTTAAAATCAGCATTGCCGAAAAGAATCGCGCCTCGGAAGGGCAAATTCTCTTTTATTTAGCTTCTATCTATAGTTTACTAGGTCAAAAGGAACCAGCCTTAGCATTAGCTAGACAGAGTGGTAGTACCTATCAAGCCTTGGAAAATCCTCTAGGTCAAGCTAATGCTTTGAATCTGGAAGGAAATATTTTCAGTTTGTCCTTGGAATATACGCAAGTTGCTCAACTCAATCTCAAAGCATTAGAACTGGTGCGTCAGACCGATGACAAGCCTCGTGAAGCAGAGATTTTAAGCGATGTTGCTACTGCCTATCGGAATCTTGGTAAATATCCTCAAGCGATCGAGTTCTATTTGCAAGCTCAGAAAATCTATCAAACCTTGAATGATCGTGCAGGTCAAGGGCTGATTCTAAAAAATATAGCTGATGTGTTTCTTGCCCAAGGGCTGAATCGTGAAGCTTTGACAATTTATGAAGAGGCAAGAGTAATTTATGCAGATTTGGCTAGGGATGCTGATCCCAAACCGAGCGATCGCCAAACTCTAGCAGGAATTTTGACTGGGCAAGGAAGTCTTTATACTTCCTTTAGCCAATATCCCAAAGCCATCACTACTTTAAAAGAAGCACAAGCTCTGTATCAAGCCCTAGGAGATCAGCAAGGCAAAGGGGTCACATCTATCTATCTAGCACAGGTATATTTGCAATTGGATGATCATGAAAAAATTAGTAGTATCTTGAAAGAGTTACCTGAATTCATCAAAGGTTATCCGCAACTGCGAAAGATTGCAGCGTCTTTAGTGGGACTTATCTCTAATAATTCCAAGCCCCCCCAAGCACAGTTACAGTCTGTTCTCACTTTACTGGAGTTTTTTAAAAAATCAGGCGATCGCAAATCGGAAGCTGTCATGCTGTTACAAGCTAGTAATTTATACTATGAACTCAATCAAATCGATAAGACCATCGCATTCAATCAACAGGCTTTAGATATCTATCGTGAAATTGGCGATCTGTCTGGAGCGGCTGATGCTATCTATCAACTCGGTTTAAGCTATGCCCGATCCAATCTGTTTGACCAAGCCTTTGTATCATTTCAGTTTGCTTTACTCTTTGCTCTTGAAGTTGGCAATCGCAACCAAGAGGCTAAACTGCTAGGTAATATTGGTTACATATTGGAAAAAAAATACCCTGAATTAGCGATCGCCTTTTATAAACAATCGATAAATGTAACAGAATCGATTCGCAAAGAATTGCGAGTACTGTCCATCGATCAGCAAAGATCCTATGAACGCACTGTAGCAGCTAATTATCGTTCCTTAGCTGCTCTACTATTAAGACAAGGGCGAGTTATGGAAGGATTGCAAGTTCTTGATCTACTTAAAGTTCAAGAACTACAAGACTATTTACAAAATGTGAAAGGCAATGAGAGAACTGCTCAGGGTATTTATATTTTTCCTGAAGAAGCATCACAAATCAATGCGATCGCAACACAGCCCCTTAATTCTTCGCAACAGTTATCTTCGCAACAATTAATTGATGGTAATCAGCTTATTGTTCAAGAATTAAGCCGATTACCATCAACAGAGTTGAATCGGGTTCCTGACTATTTACAAAAACTCCCTCAAGGTCATGCGCTCCTTTATCCCCTCATTTTAAATAATAAGTTAGAACTAATTCTATTTATCCCAAATAAACTCCCAATACATCGTTCTACTTCCATTAAAAGCGATAAAATATTGGAATTAGTCAGGGATTTTAAATTTGGACTAAGAGATTCTAGTTCATTAGATGTGATCAAACCTGCTAAGGAACTCTACGACATTCTGATCAAACCCATTGAAGCAGATCTTGCCGAAACTAATACCATTCTCTATGCCCCTGATGAACAATTGCGCCATGTTCCGATAACAGCACTCTATGATGGTAAAAAATGGCTAGTAGAAAAGTATAGTGTGAATAATCTGATTGCTTATAGTCTCAGTGATTTTACTCCCAAACCTCCTCAGCCTTTGCGAACTTTGGCAGGAGCTTTTGGTGGTGCTGCTAATAGCATTAAATTTGGACAACTTGGGCTACCTGCTACAGTCACGGAAGTACAAGCTATTTCCTCTACCTTGCCTAATACAGTGAAGCTTGTCGCCAATGACTTTAGTCGCAAAGCCACTGAAGCCCAAATGCAAACGCGAAATGTTATTCACTTAGCGACCCATGCAGAGTTCAATGCGGGTAAGCCCGAAAATTCATTTTTGATCTTTGGTAATGGCGATCGCATCTTGCTCAATGAAATCAAAGATCTACCGATGTCAAATGTTGAGTTAATCGTTCTCAGTGCCTGTCAAACAGGTGTGGGTGCTAGCGGTATTGAACATTTTGGCTTTGGCTATCAAGTGCAAAGGGCGGGTGCAAAAGCGGCGATCGCCTCTCTGTGGCAGGTGAGTGATAAGGGTACAGAAGCATTAATGCAGGAGTTTTATCAACATATCAAGCAAAGTGGTCAATCTCGTTCCGAATCTCTGCGTCAAGCACAATTAGCAATTATTCGGTCTAAGGAGTTCTCTCATCCCTATTTCTGGTCTGCTTTCATCCTGATTAGCAATAGCTTATAA
- a CDS encoding DUF4337 domain-containing protein, translated as MEISDIPEVIEGHNEDHDESEDHDKSPKTNESHKEQKNKKSQLNNYVAITVVVFVTFMGICKVKSDNVVQAMQKAQADRIDTWSFYQARNVRAEIAKSTVAQLKLQAEAQQQPKIRADYEKEIAKYEVIAAKQDKEKNLLQQQAKEAEKQYEQLNVHDDQFDLSEAAFALAIAMLAMTSLTQKGWLYGAAMVPAVFGLFMGLAGLLNWDYHPDAMTKLLSDTAIHKPHKQTANLHYPQI; from the coding sequence ATGGAAATATCGGATATCCCTGAAGTAATTGAAGGGCATAATGAAGATCATGACGAATCGGAAGATCATGACAAATCTCCTAAGACTAATGAATCACATAAAGAACAAAAAAACAAAAAAAGTCAACTCAATAACTATGTCGCAATTACTGTAGTTGTATTTGTCACTTTTATGGGTATATGCAAAGTCAAAAGTGACAATGTAGTTCAGGCTATGCAAAAGGCTCAAGCCGATCGCATTGATACATGGTCTTTTTATCAAGCTCGTAATGTCCGTGCAGAGATTGCCAAATCCACCGTTGCTCAATTGAAATTACAGGCGGAAGCGCAACAGCAACCCAAAATTCGTGCTGATTACGAAAAGGAAATTGCTAAGTATGAGGTGATCGCCGCCAAACAAGATAAGGAAAAGAACCTATTGCAACAACAGGCTAAGGAAGCAGAAAAGCAATATGAACAGTTAAATGTCCATGATGATCAGTTTGACTTGTCTGAGGCTGCCTTTGCCCTTGCGATCGCCATGCTTGCAATGACCTCGCTCACCCAAAAGGGTTGGCTCTATGGTGCTGCCATGGTTCCCGCAGTCTTTGGGTTGTTTATGGGACTCGCAGGTTTGCTGAACTGGGATTATCATCCCGATGCGATGACCAAGCTATTGTCAGATACAGCTATTCATAAACCCCACAAACAAACTGCTAATTTGCATTATCCTCAAATTTAA
- a CDS encoding DUF751 family protein, translating to MKNFLLNLLRYPKFLALITGGVLSIVIAPIIPLFKKPITAIAMLTALVSGFIGVSLVLRAMLGLDVA from the coding sequence ATGAAAAACTTTCTTCTCAATTTGCTCCGCTACCCTAAGTTCTTAGCTTTAATTACTGGTGGTGTTCTATCCATTGTCATCGCACCGATTATTCCATTATTTAAAAAGCCAATTACTGCGATCGCCATGCTTACGGCTTTAGTTAGTGGATTTATTGGTGTGTCATTAGTATTAAGAGCTATGCTAGGACTGGACGTTGCTTAG
- a CDS encoding DUF6464 family protein: MLDIVIILLLGIAPPILSLWMMHRAQVSYKQTTRQINTPSIPPTPSIKSLPPADMICIEGYGYVIGKVSCKYNARSQYIRCAVNPSGPCQDCRYYESL; encoded by the coding sequence ATGTTAGACATCGTAATCATTTTATTGCTCGGTATAGCGCCCCCAATCCTATCTCTATGGATGATGCATCGCGCTCAAGTCTCTTACAAACAAACAACTCGGCAAATCAATACTCCTAGTATTCCACCAACCCCTAGCATCAAATCCTTACCTCCCGCCGATATGATTTGCATTGAGGGATATGGTTACGTGATTGGCAAAGTTAGCTGTAAGTATAATGCGCGGTCACAGTATATCCGTTGTGCCGTTAATCCTAGTGGTCCCTGTCAAGACTGTCGATATTACGAAAGCTTGTAA
- the rbfA gene encoding 30S ribosome-binding factor RbfA gives MATTRRVARVAELIKREVSNMLLKDIKDDRVGMGMVSVTDAELSGDLQHVKIFVSIYGTEEARQQTMEALASATGYIKREVGQRLALRRVPEVVFHEDRSFERGVKVLSLINQLTREREEKESKLSD, from the coding sequence ATGGCTACTACAAGACGAGTTGCTCGTGTCGCCGAATTAATTAAGCGAGAAGTTAGCAATATGTTGCTGAAAGATATTAAAGATGATCGTGTAGGGATGGGCATGGTTAGCGTCACTGATGCAGAACTATCGGGTGATCTCCAACATGTGAAAATTTTTGTCAGTATTTATGGCACTGAAGAAGCCCGTCAACAAACGATGGAAGCCCTAGCTTCAGCAACAGGCTACATTAAGCGCGAAGTTGGACAAAGATTAGCTTTACGCCGTGTTCCTGAAGTTGTCTTCCATGAGGATCGATCATTTGAACGTGGGGTCAAGGTCTTGTCGCTGATTAATCAACTAACTCGCGAACGTGAAGAGAAGGAGTCTAAGTTAAGTGATTGA
- a CDS encoding MotA/TolQ/ExbB proton channel family protein — MIELFKAGGWVMYPLAALSIFALAGIMERLIFWIGILRLEKQTGENILAIARQDLQLAAQLAETSLKVPVGRFLYAPLALEDPDPELFRLALESSADEELAGMLKGEKLLESAITLAPLLGLLGTVTGLIISFGSLKIGDVAANTKSGSLTQGIGEALITTATGLIIAIFTSAFHRLFLAFQDQQAKLFVKFGNQLELIYRQHWQQNKSRP; from the coding sequence GTGATTGAGTTGTTTAAGGCAGGAGGATGGGTGATGTACCCACTCGCGGCTCTATCAATATTTGCCTTAGCAGGGATCATGGAGCGTCTAATTTTTTGGATTGGTATCCTGAGGTTAGAGAAACAAACTGGCGAAAATATTCTAGCGATCGCGCGTCAAGACTTACAATTAGCGGCTCAATTGGCTGAGACCTCTCTTAAAGTTCCTGTTGGTCGATTTCTTTATGCTCCTCTAGCCCTAGAAGATCCTGATCCTGAATTATTTCGCTTAGCTCTCGAAAGCTCTGCTGATGAAGAGTTAGCAGGAATGCTCAAGGGGGAAAAGCTCCTAGAGTCGGCAATTACCCTTGCACCTTTGTTAGGGCTATTAGGAACTGTGACAGGATTGATCATCTCTTTTGGTTCCCTTAAAATTGGTGATGTTGCGGCAAATACAAAGTCGGGATCGCTAACTCAAGGTATCGGAGAGGCTCTAATTACAACTGCAACAGGTCTGATCATTGCCATCTTCACCTCCGCATTTCACCGTTTATTTCTAGCATTTCAAGATCAACAAGCCAAGCTATTTGTGAAGTTTGGCAATCAACTAGAGCTAATCTATCGACAACACTGGCAACAAAATAAATCTCGCCCATAA